A part of Thermocrinis albus DSM 14484 genomic DNA contains:
- the radA gene encoding DNA repair protein RadA: MRKNKTFFVCQECGYTSVRWMGKCPACGSWNSMVEEKDQPVTEVRTSQVDVRPISMWEVESKDRFTTGFKNLDEALGGGLVAGQVILIAGEPGIGKSTLLLQVSDRFSRLYGKVLYVSGEESGPQISLRGQRIGVKSDQLLVLSETHLETVLKVMEELSPKMVVVDSVQTLHSQELESSAGSVSQVRECSFRLAEWCKAREIPLFLVGQVNKEGMIAGPKVLEHLVDTVLYFEGERYSFHRVIKVVKNRFGSAGELAVFKMSSIGLEEVPDPSAFFLEGKVRAPGSVIFPSTEGSKPVLLEVQALTIDALYTTPQRRTQGFDPNRLSLILAILEKEAKVFTRDKDVFINVVGGMQVKEPAGDLAVALAVVSSVKGKVLPDLLVFGELGLAGEVRGVHLPELRLKEGAKFGINTAIVPKGCYLEIDGMQILPVSHIREAIEYILENHHEGAVGGG, from the coding sequence ATGAGAAAAAACAAAACCTTCTTTGTGTGTCAGGAGTGCGGTTACACATCGGTAAGATGGATGGGGAAGTGTCCTGCCTGTGGTAGCTGGAACTCCATGGTGGAGGAAAAAGATCAGCCCGTGACGGAAGTAAGGACTTCTCAGGTGGATGTCAGACCAATATCTATGTGGGAGGTAGAGAGTAAAGATAGGTTCACCACAGGGTTTAAGAATCTGGACGAGGCGCTGGGGGGAGGTTTGGTGGCCGGACAAGTAATCCTCATAGCGGGAGAGCCGGGTATAGGTAAGTCCACTCTCCTCCTTCAGGTATCGGACAGGTTCTCACGCCTTTACGGAAAAGTTCTGTATGTATCTGGAGAAGAGTCGGGGCCTCAGATCAGCTTGAGGGGACAGAGGATAGGAGTGAAGAGTGACCAACTTCTTGTGCTTTCGGAAACTCATCTGGAAACAGTTCTGAAGGTGATGGAGGAGCTTTCTCCCAAAATGGTGGTGGTGGACTCGGTGCAGACCCTCCACTCTCAGGAGCTAGAGTCTTCCGCAGGGTCCGTTTCTCAGGTACGAGAGTGCTCTTTTCGCCTTGCCGAGTGGTGCAAAGCTAGAGAGATTCCCCTCTTCTTGGTGGGTCAGGTCAACAAGGAAGGTATGATAGCAGGTCCTAAGGTGTTAGAACACCTTGTGGATACCGTCCTTTACTTTGAGGGTGAAAGATACAGCTTCCATAGAGTCATAAAGGTGGTGAAAAACAGGTTTGGGTCTGCCGGAGAGCTGGCGGTGTTTAAAATGAGTTCCATCGGGCTTGAGGAGGTTCCCGATCCCTCGGCCTTCTTCCTGGAAGGAAAAGTGAGAGCTCCTGGCAGTGTCATCTTTCCCAGTACGGAAGGTAGTAAGCCTGTACTTTTGGAGGTGCAGGCTCTCACCATAGATGCCCTTTACACAACACCCCAAAGGAGGACGCAGGGTTTTGATCCCAACCGCCTTTCTCTCATACTGGCTATTTTGGAGAAGGAGGCTAAGGTATTCACGAGGGATAAGGATGTGTTCATCAACGTGGTGGGAGGTATGCAGGTGAAAGAACCTGCCGGTGATCTGGCTGTGGCTCTGGCTGTGGTATCATCGGTAAAAGGTAAGGTGCTGCCCGATCTTCTCGTTTTCGGCGAACTGGGTCTGGCTGGGGAGGTTCGGGGTGTGCATCTTCCTGAGCTGAGGCTTAAGGAAGGTGCTAAGTTTGGTATAAACACCGCGATAGTTCCTAAAGGATGTTATCTGGAAATAGACGGTATGCAGATTTTACCCGTTTCTCACATAAGAGAAGCTATAGAGTATATTTTGGAAAACCACCATGAAGGTGCTGTTGGTGGAGGATGA
- the yihA gene encoding ribosome biogenesis GTP-binding protein YihA/YsxC, whose product MEEWLDKPHVVLVGRSNVGKSSLINMLLGKKVVAVSKDPGRTRRVTFIPFGEKVYLVDVPGYGYARVSHREREAWRRMMEEYFSRYGELIKWVFLLIDSRVGVTPLDVQMIEWLHYRKLPYKVVLTKVDAATQDEISSAIKSVRKHTTVEILFTSSREGKGKKELLQYCLD is encoded by the coding sequence ATGGAGGAGTGGTTGGACAAACCCCACGTGGTGCTGGTGGGAAGGTCCAACGTAGGTAAGTCTTCCCTCATCAACATGCTGTTGGGTAAAAAGGTGGTGGCGGTAAGTAAGGATCCAGGAAGAACAAGAAGGGTGACCTTCATACCCTTTGGTGAAAAGGTGTACCTGGTAGATGTTCCAGGTTACGGTTATGCCCGTGTGTCCCACAGAGAAAGGGAAGCTTGGAGACGGATGATGGAGGAGTATTTTTCCCGTTATGGAGAGCTCATAAAGTGGGTTTTTCTCCTCATAGATTCCCGAGTAGGTGTGACACCTTTGGATGTCCAAATGATAGAATGGCTCCATTACAGGAAACTTCCCTACAAGGTGGTCCTCACAAAGGTGGATGCAGCAACTCAGGACGAGATATCCTCCGCCATCAAGTCGGTGAGAAAACACACCACTGTGGAGATCCTCTTCACTTCCTCACGGGAGGGAAAGGGAAAGAAGGAGCTTCTTCAGTACTGCCTTGACTGA
- a CDS encoding response regulator transcription factor translates to MKVLLVEDDHLLGESVKEFLKENGCTVDWVWDPREVKDLLEVSIYDVIILDLMMPHLSGEEVLKEIRKKDQKVPVLVLTAKGRLEDKKVCFNLGADDYLTKPFEPEELLLRLKALVRRKLPSKQVEIGRLKVDLEEEKVWLDSKVLLLSRKEWLLLKYLVENRGRCVSSEELLNYVWGDEPVGEEVVRAHIKNLRKILPPDTIVTVKGRGYCIP, encoded by the coding sequence ATGAAGGTGCTGTTGGTGGAGGATGACCATCTTTTGGGGGAGAGTGTGAAGGAGTTTCTCAAGGAGAACGGGTGTACAGTGGACTGGGTGTGGGATCCGAGAGAGGTTAAGGATCTTTTGGAGGTTTCCATATACGATGTGATAATCCTGGACCTGATGATGCCTCACCTGTCGGGAGAGGAGGTGCTCAAGGAGATAAGGAAGAAAGACCAGAAGGTACCTGTTCTGGTGTTGACGGCCAAGGGAAGACTGGAGGACAAAAAGGTGTGTTTTAATCTGGGAGCCGATGATTACCTTACCAAACCCTTTGAACCTGAGGAACTCCTCTTGAGGCTGAAAGCCTTAGTGAGGAGGAAGTTACCTTCCAAACAGGTGGAGATAGGCAGGCTCAAGGTGGATCTAGAAGAAGAGAAGGTGTGGTTGGATTCTAAAGTCCTCCTCCTGTCCCGTAAAGAGTGGCTCCTCCTCAAGTACCTGGTGGAGAACAGGGGAAGATGCGTAAGTAGCGAGGAGCTTCTTAACTACGTTTGGGGGGATGAACCTGTAGGTGAAGAAGTAGTGAGGGCCCACATAAAGAACTTACGTAAGATACTACCACCCGACACCATAGTGACAGTAAAGGGTAGAGGCTACTGTATACCCTAA